The Euleptes europaea isolate rEulEur1 chromosome 19, rEulEur1.hap1, whole genome shotgun sequence genome includes a window with the following:
- the LOC130491275 gene encoding E3 ubiquitin-protein ligase TRIM7-like, producing MADECPQTRLQREVMCSVCLELFTDPYRVDCGHSFCRACISQCLAETSAEATCPQCRVPIQPQNFTPNKDMARFVEIVKQMSGPSVVEAGRKDICEAHQEPLKYFCKTDQVHICPVCDKSESHEGHDTVPVEAAAQELKGCETYILRAGSGPLRAVIRPKNQTRQPPPPQSRTGMLKMAEGKDKIMTSFLVLREFLVDAEILVCNEVSRLINEIVRTQEGNMRRGQEKLTSFNHILERMEEMCRLPEEELMQQAGSNWQRWVRETFDRPVAYSPALKWKVWELCDIHNFLENAISQLRVLFDSGYRLQYQKVNVTLDPATAYPKLLLSGDCRTVKWDDQSQDMPDNPLRFDSCYCVLGCEGYSSGRLYWDVDVGTEGNWAIGVAKESSERKGELVLNSENGIYAIGKCGDTYWAFEEINVTFPWKPLKPVRIRVFLDYVGAGVTFFNADHAVELFEFRENSFGNERLYPFFWLQKGSQLKIHP from the exons ATGGCCGACGAATGTCCCCAAACAAGGCTCCAGCGGGAAGTGATGTGCTCCGTCTGCCTGGAGCTCTTCACGGACCCGTACAGAGTTGACTGTGGACACAGCTTCTGCCGCGCCTGCATTTCCCAGTGCCTGGCGGAGACTTCGGCCGAAGCCACCTGCCCCCAGTGCCGAGTGCCGATTCAGCCCCAGAATTTCACACCAAACAAGGACATGGCCCGCTTTGTCGAAATAGTGAAGCAGATGAGCGGCCCCAGTGTGGTGGAAGCAGGGAGGAAGGATATCTGTGAGGCGCACCAGGAGCCCTTGAAATATTTCTGCAAGACTGATCAAGTCCACATCTGTCCAGTGTGTGACAAATCGGAAAGCCACGAGGGCCATGACACGGTTCCCGTGGAGGCGGCTGCCCAAGAGTTgaag GGGTGTGAAACATACATCctacgggccggatccggccccttgagagccgtTATCCGGCCCAAGAACCagacgaggcagccacccccaccccaatcccgAACTGggatg CTGAAAATGGCAGAAGGGAAGGACAAAATAATGACCAGCTTCCTGGTGCTGCGGGAATTTCTGGTGGATGCGGAAATCCTCGTGTGTAATGAGGTGAGCAGGTTGATCAACGAGATCGTGAGGACGCAGGAGGGGAACATGAGGCGAGGTCAGGAGAAGCTCACTTCTTTCAACCACATCCTtgagaggatggaagagatgtgtCGGTTGCCGGAAGAGGAACTCATGCAG CAAGCTGGTAGTAACTGGCAGAG GTGGGTGAGGGAGACATTTGACAGACCTGTGGCATACTCCCCTGCGCTGAAATGGAAAGTATGGGAGCTGTGCGATATTCATAACTTTCTGGAGAATGCCATCAGTCAACTCCGAG TTCTGTTTGACTCTGGATATCGGCTGCAATACCAGAAAG TAAATGTGACTTTGGATCCTGCTACAGCATATCCCAAGCTCTTACTGTCTGGGGACTGTAGAACGGTGAAATGGGATGACCAATCTCAGGACATGCCCGACAATCCACTGAGGTTCGACTCCTGTTATTGTGTGCTGGGATGCGAAGGGTACAGCTCTGGCAGGCTTTATTGGGATGTCGACGTGGGGACAGAGGGCAACTGGGCCATCGGAGTGGCCAAGGAGTCTTCAGAGCGCAAGGGGGAACTAGTTCTGAACTCTGAGAACGGGATCTACGCCATCGGGAAGTGCGGGGATACCTACTGGGCTTTTGAAGAGATTAACGTCACTTTCCCGTGGAAACCTCTGAAGCCTGTGAGAATCAGAGTCTTCCTGGACTACGTCGGGGCGGGTGTGACGTTCTTCAACGCCGACCACGCAGTAGAGCTTTTTGAGTTCAGAGAAAATTCCTTTGGCAATGAGAGGCTTTACCCCTTCTTCTGGCTCCAGAAGGGCAGCCAGCTCAAAATCCATCCTTAG
- the LOC130491615 gene encoding putative methyltransferase DDB_G0268948, with protein sequence MATRLFEGKDHASVYLKYRFSPPEKLQEVVFSYLENKKVTSFQLAVDVGCGSGQSTLWLAKRFEKVVGTDISEAQIEEAKQAAHPANVSYLVCPAENLPFKDNSVDFIMSFAAVHWFDLPSFMKEVERVLKPSGCVAFSTNCLDMQLHYKDCTEKLTEIFQEFRKRTFEYANDRVRRVQDDYQMVFEALPFQDKQRITDIYGAVPFTVAGVLGYFQTFSMYQTFLKAEPEAAKSLIQNTEKRILEVMGVSSLETPLEMRMRHVAVLGCKNS encoded by the exons ATGGCCACGCGTTTGTTCGAGGGGAAGGACCATGCCTCCGTCTATCTGAAATACAGGTTCTCCCCTCCCGAGAAACTTCAAGAGGTCGTCTTCTCCTACCTGGAAAACaag AAAGTGACCTCCTTTCAACTGGCGGTGGACGTGGGGTGCGGTTCAGGCCAAAGTACACTGTGGCTGGCGAAGCGGTTTGAGAAGGTGGTCGGGACGGACATAAGCGAAGCTCAGATCGAGGAGGCCAAGCAGGCTGCCCATCCTGCCAATGTCTCTTACCT CGTGTGCCCTGCGGAAAACCTCCCATTCAAGGATAACTCTGTGGACTTCATCATGTCCTTTGCTGCAGTCCACTGGTTTGACCTCCCCAGCTTCATGAAGGAAGTGGAAAGAGTCCTTAAGCCCTCTGGCTGTGTGGCGTTCTCCACCAACTGCCTGGACATGCAGCTCCATTACAAAGATTGTACGGAGAAGCTGACCGAGATCTTTCAGGAG TTTCGGAAACGGACCTTCGAATACGCCAACGACAGAGTCCGTCGTGTGCAAGATGATTACCAAATGGTATTTGAGGCCCTGCCATTTCAGGATAAGCAGAG GATCACTGATATTTATGGCGCAGTGCCCTTTACTGTGGCTGGAGTCCTGGGATATTTCCAGACCTTTTCTATGTACCAAACCTTTCTAAAAGCTGAGCCTGAGGCAGCCAAATCCCTCATCCAAAACACTGAAAAAAG GATCCTGGAGGTGATGGGAGTTTCCTCTCTTGAGACTCCGTTGGAGATGAGGATGCGGCATGTGGCTGTTCTGGGGTGCAAGAACTCCTGA